A single genomic interval of Musa acuminata AAA Group cultivar baxijiao chromosome BXJ3-4, Cavendish_Baxijiao_AAA, whole genome shotgun sequence harbors:
- the LOC135635503 gene encoding sterol 3-beta-glucosyltransferase UGT80A2-like, with protein MEENGSGVEEMNGNGSVSSPAVDRSLPRANTMPGGTNCPERLETTPVKPNLERSKTERRKQSIPHDDPTAQLFDDKISDKQKMKMLNRIATVKDDGTVVVDVPSNLEATSLEVESEDAYGETVDEEPLDSTDLQYRPPMQIVILIVGTRGDVQPFVAIGKRLQDYGHRVRLATHANFKEFVLTAGLEFFPLGGDPKVLAEYMVKNKGFLPSAPSEIPIQRKQIKEIIFSLLPACKDPDVDTGIPFKADAIIANPPAYGHTHVAEALKIPIHIIFTMPWTPTSEFPHPLSRVKQSAGYRLSYQIVDSMIWLGIRDMINDFRKRKLKLRPVTYLSGAQDSASDIPHAYIWSPHLVPKPKDWGSKIDVVGFCFLDLASNYEPPESLVKWLEAGEKPIYIGFGSLPVQEPEKMTEIIVEALSITKQRGIINKGWGGLGNLAEPKDFVYSLDNVPHDWLFLQCKAVVHHGGAGTTAAGLKAACPTTIIPFFGDQPFWGERVHARGLGPSPIPVDQFSLQKLVDAINFMMKPEVKENALILAKSMETEDGVSGAVKAFLKHLPPKLSSQDTFESSAFMDPLLAPVKKCFGCS; from the exons ATGGAGGAGAACGGCAGCGGCGTGGAGGAGATGAACGGCAACGGATCGGTCTCGTCGCCCGCCG TTGACAGAAGTCTTCCTAGGGCAAATACGATGCCTGGAGGAACAAACTGTCCTGAAAGATTAGAAACAACCCCAGTCAAGCCAAATCTGGAAAGGTCAAAGACTGAGAGACGAAAGCAAAGTATTCCCCATGATGATCCAACAGCTCAATTGTTTGATGATAAGATTTCTGATAAACAGAAG ATGAAGATGCTAAATCGAATTGCTACAGTGAAAGATGATGGaactgttgtggttgatgttccgAGCAATCTTGAAGCTACATCATTAGAAGTAGAATCCGAGGATGCATATGGTGAAACAGTTGATGAAGAGCCACTAGATTCGACAGATCTCCAATATCGACCTCCTATGCAAATTGTCATTCTTATTGTTGGGACACGAGGTGATGTGCAGCCCTTTGTTGCGATTGGAAAACGCTTGCAG GATTATGGTCATCGTGTTAGACTAGCAACTCATGCAAATTTCAAGGAGTTTGTATTGACTGCTGGACTGGAATTCTTTCCTTTAGGTGGAGACCCAAAGGTCCTTGCTGAGT ATATGGTGAAGAATAAAGGGTTCTTACCTTCTGCACCTTCCGAGATACCTATTCAACGTAAACAGATTAAAGAAATCATTTTTTCATTACTTCCTGCCTGCAAGGATCCTGATGTCGACACTGGTATTCCTTTCAAAGCGGATGCCATAATTGCAAATCCACCGGCATATG GACATACCCATGTAGCTGAGGCGCTGAAAATACCAATTCACATTATTTTCACAATGCCATGGAC ACCAACTAGTGAATTTCCGCATCCTCTTTCCCGTGTCAAGCAATCTGCTGGATATAGA CTTTCGTATCAGATTGTCGATTCTATGATTTGGCTTGGAATACGGGATATGATAAATGATTTTAGAAAAAGAAAGTTGAAACTGCGACCGGTGACTTATTTAAGTGGTGCACAGGATTCTGCCTCTGACATACCTCATGCATATATATGGAGCCCACATCTTGTTCCAAAACCAAAAG ATTGGGGATCCAAAATTGATGTGGTTGGATTTTGTTTCCTTGACCTTGCATCAAATTATGAACCTCCAGAATCACTTGTGAAATGGCTGGAAGCTGGTGAAAAGCCTATTTATATTGGTTTTGGTAGCCTT CCTGTTCAAGAGCCTGAAAAAATGACGGAGATTATTGTGGAGGCACTGAGTATCACTAAACAGAGAGGCATCATTAACAAGGGCTGGGGTGGCCTTGGGAATT tGGCAGAACCCAAGGATTTTGTTTACTCATTGGATAATGTTCCACATGACTGGCTATTCTTGCAGTGCAAGGCAGTG GTGCATCATGGCGGGGCTGGAACAACTGCTGCTGGGCTTAAGGCTGCT TGTCCGACAACCATCATACCTTTCTTCGGTGATCAACCCTTTTGGGGAGAGCGAGTGCATGCTAGGGGACTAGGACCTTCACCTATTCCTGTCGATCAATTTTCATTGCAGAAGTTGGTCGATGCaataaactttatgatgaaacccGAG GTCAAAGAAAATGCCTTGATATTGGCCAAGTCCATGGAAACCGAGGATGGTGTTTCTGGAGCAGTGAAAGCATTTTTGAAACATCTTCCTCCAAAATTATCATCTCAGGATACTTTTGAATCCTCAGCCTTCATGGATCCTTTGCTCGCCCCAGTGAAAAAATGCTTTGGTTGTTCCTAA
- the LOC135636818 gene encoding dehydrodolichyl diphosphate synthase CPT3-like isoform X2, which produces MEKHGRKPEPNIFASVWRFLRRCLFLVLALGPMPNHIAFIMDGNRRYAKRRNVKEGTGHGVGFTTLTSICQYCYEMGVKYVTVYAFSIDNFKRKPEEVQSLMDLMKEKIDELLEEDSIVQKYGFRINFWGSLDLLSEPVRLAAEKVMTHTADNTGPVLSICVAYTSTNEIMRAIKKSCARKSFRTQGYVNCDGESVCEDNNGYVTVADLEENLDTADCPDPDIVIRTSGEARLSNFLLWQTSLSHLQNPNPLWPEFSLRNLVWAILEYQKIYPYLEARRRLAKKEN; this is translated from the coding sequence ATGGAAAAGCATGGTCGAAAACCTGAACCCAACATCTTTGCAAGCGTATGGCGTTTCTTGCGTAGGTGCCTCTTTCTTGTGCTCGCCCTTGGTCCTATGCCCAACCATATCGCATTCATCATGGACGGGAACCGGAGATACGCCAAGCGAAGGAATGTGAAAGAAGGCACCGGTCATGGTGTTGGATTCACGACTCTTACCTCTATTTGTCAATACTGTTATGAAATGGGCGTGAAGTATGTGACCGTGTATGCTTTCAGTATTGACAACTTCAAGCGAAAACCAGAGGAGGTCCAGTCGCTTATGGATCTGATGAAGGAAAAGATTGATGAGTTGTTAGAGGAGGATAGCATTGTGCAAAAATATGGTTTTAGGATCAACTTCTGGGGAAGCCTGGACCTGTTGAGTGAGCCGGTAAGGTTGGCAGCTGAGAAGGTAATGACACACACTGCCGATAACACTGGGCCAGTTCTCTCGATCTGCGTCGCCTATACTTCCACCAATGAGATCATGCGAGCCATCAAAAAATCGTGTGCGAGGAAGAGCTTCAGAACACAAGGGTATGTGAATTGTGACGGTGAATCGGTGTGCGAGGACAACAACGGTTACGTTACTGTGGCTGATTTAGAGGAGAACTTAGACACTGCTGATTGCCCAGACCCTGACATTGTTATTAGGACATCAGGGGAGGCTCGGCTGAGTAATTTTCTTCTTTGGCAGACTTCGTTGAGCCACTTGCAAAATCCAAACCCGCTGTGGCCTGAATTTTCTCTTAGGAACCTAGTCTGGGCTATCTTGGAGTACCAGAAGATCTATCCTTACTTGGAAGCAAGGAGAAGACTGGCTAAGAAGGAAAACTAA
- the LOC135636818 gene encoding dehydrodolichyl diphosphate synthase CPT3-like isoform X1, with translation MYTLPRVSVPHRNLVIKVEKDLEMEKHGRKPEPNIFASVWRFLRRCLFLVLALGPMPNHIAFIMDGNRRYAKRRNVKEGTGHGVGFTTLTSICQYCYEMGVKYVTVYAFSIDNFKRKPEEVQSLMDLMKEKIDELLEEDSIVQKYGFRINFWGSLDLLSEPVRLAAEKVMTHTADNTGPVLSICVAYTSTNEIMRAIKKSCARKSFRTQGYVNCDGESVCEDNNGYVTVADLEENLDTADCPDPDIVIRTSGEARLSNFLLWQTSLSHLQNPNPLWPEFSLRNLVWAILEYQKIYPYLEARRRLAKKEN, from the exons ATGTATACCTTACCTCGTGTGTCCGTTCCTCACCGGAATTTGGTCATCAAAGTTGAAAAG GATTTGGAAATGGAAAAGCATGGTCGAAAACCTGAACCCAACATCTTTGCAAGCGTATGGCGTTTCTTGCGTAGGTGCCTCTTTCTTGTGCTCGCCCTTGGTCCTATGCCCAACCATATCGCATTCATCATGGACGGGAACCGGAGATACGCCAAGCGAAGGAATGTGAAAGAAGGCACCGGTCATGGTGTTGGATTCACGACTCTTACCTCTATTTGTCAATACTGTTATGAAATGGGCGTGAAGTATGTGACCGTGTATGCTTTCAGTATTGACAACTTCAAGCGAAAACCAGAGGAGGTCCAGTCGCTTATGGATCTGATGAAGGAAAAGATTGATGAGTTGTTAGAGGAGGATAGCATTGTGCAAAAATATGGTTTTAGGATCAACTTCTGGGGAAGCCTGGACCTGTTGAGTGAGCCGGTAAGGTTGGCAGCTGAGAAGGTAATGACACACACTGCCGATAACACTGGGCCAGTTCTCTCGATCTGCGTCGCCTATACTTCCACCAATGAGATCATGCGAGCCATCAAAAAATCGTGTGCGAGGAAGAGCTTCAGAACACAAGGGTATGTGAATTGTGACGGTGAATCGGTGTGCGAGGACAACAACGGTTACGTTACTGTGGCTGATTTAGAGGAGAACTTAGACACTGCTGATTGCCCAGACCCTGACATTGTTATTAGGACATCAGGGGAGGCTCGGCTGAGTAATTTTCTTCTTTGGCAGACTTCGTTGAGCCACTTGCAAAATCCAAACCCGCTGTGGCCTGAATTTTCTCTTAGGAACCTAGTCTGGGCTATCTTGGAGTACCAGAAGATCTATCCTTACTTGGAAGCAAGGAGAAGACTGGCTAAGAAGGAAAACTAA
- the LOC135636819 gene encoding ubiquitin-conjugating enzyme E2 4-like → MSSPSKRREMDLMKLMMSDYKVETVNDGIQEFFVDFHGPSESLYQGGVWRVRVELPDAYPYKSPSIGFVNKIYHPNVDEMSGSVCLDVINQTWSPMFDLVNVFEVFLPQLLLYPNPSDPLNGEAAALMMRDRPAYEQKVKEYCKKYAKPEDIGASPEDESSEEELSEDEYDSSDEQVVGKPDP, encoded by the exons ATGTCGTCCCCGAGCAAGCGCCGCGAGATGGACCTGATGAAACT GATGATGAGTGACTACAAGGTGGAGACGGTTAACGATGGGATACAAGAATTCTTTGTGGATTTCCATGGCCCGAGCGAGA GTCTTTATCAAGGAGGAGTGTGGAGGGTGAGGGTGGAACTGCCAGATGCTTATCCTTACAAATCTCCATCAATTGGCTTTGTTAATAAGATATATCATCCTAATGTAGATGAAAT GTCTGGTTCAGTTTGTTTGGATGTCATCAACCAAACTTGGAGTCCCATGTTTG ATCTTGTCAATGTATTCGAAGTTTTCCTTCCACAACTTCTTTTATATCCAAATCCTTCAGATCCATTGAATGGGGAGGCTGCAGCACTAATGATGCGTGATCGACCTGCTTATGAACAAAAAGTGAAAG AATACTGTAAAAAATATGCAAAGCCTGAAGACATAGGCGCTTCTCCTGAAGATGAATCAAGCGAGGAAGAGCTGAGTGAAGATGAATATGATTCTAGTGATGAGCAAGTGGTGGGAAAACCTGACCCTTGA